In Conger conger chromosome 9, fConCon1.1, whole genome shotgun sequence, the genomic stretch TTGCTGAGCCAGCTGACGGTGTCGTCGGTGTGGTGCTTCACGATCTGCAGCACCTCCTCGTACTGCTGGGAGGCCACCTGGAGCAGCTGGGAGACCTCGCTCAGCTCCACCTGCAGGTCTGGCACGCTGGGGCACTCTGCAGGGGCGAGTGGGGGGTCAGAAAGTGTCGATCATTGCTATATTTCCCCATATGCTCTGCAGTGTTTCAATATCTCTTCCTGgctcaataaaacatttgatttcaatatatattatatattccatatatagttaatattcatattaatccatattcatattattcatattatgatCCATTATTAAAATTGTATACATTCAATTTCTGTAAGGGTGTGTGAAAGACATGCCAGATCACTTAAACCAAGCTGACAAGATTCAGTGCCTTCAAATATGCTAAAGAGATTCAGTATGACTGAGACTGTGTTCAATAGATTCAGTATGACTGAGACTGTGTTCAATAGATTCAGTTTGACTGAGACTGTGTCAGCACGCAGGGACAGGATGTGAGGTCAGCACGCAGGGACAGTATGTGAGGTCAGCACGCAGGGACAGGATGTGAGGTCAGCATGCAGGGACAGGATATGAGGTCAGCACACAGGGACAGGATGTGAGGTAAACACGCAGGGACAGGATGTGAGGTCAGCATGCAGGGACAGGATGTGAGGTAAACACGCAGGGACAGGATGTGAGGTCAGCATGCAGGCACAGGATGTGAGGTAAACACGCAGGGACAGGATGTGAGGTCAGCACGCAGGGACAGGATGTGAGGTCAGCACGCAGGGGCAGGATGTGAGGTCAGCATGCAGGGACAGGATGTGAGGTCAGCACGCAGGGACAGGATGTGAGGTAAGCACGCAGGGACAGGATGTGAGGTCAGCAAGCAGGGACAGGATGTGAGGTCAGCATGCAGGGACAGGATGTGAGGTCAGCACGCAGGGACAGGATGTGAGGTCAGCACGCAGGGACAGGATGTGAGGTCAGCACGCTTGCCTTCCAGCAGGGTGCCCTGGCAGGCTGCACACTGGCCGCTCAGCTGCCAGCACTCGGACGTCTGCCTGCGCAGATCTGCGCAGAGCTGTCTGCTCCGAGACGGGACCCAGCGAGGGGAGGTCTTCCTCTCTGCCGCGGGAGAGACGGGAGAGACCCGCGAGActtcacccacaatgcaccactctTTACATAACCCTGCTCGACTACAACTTGCTCAATTTGATTAGTGCCCTACCTATTTAAAGCAAGGCAATGTTTTACATTGAATGTGGAAAACTAATACAATTGTATAAAAGTATACTGTGTATATCCTTCCACCCATTGTAACTGGAGCAATAATATACATGTtatctgttattattattattattattattattattatggtgctagatactatctagcttttaggtaaactgagtattaggtacactttagtgatTGGAAAAGCATCGCTGGGCTGAAGGGCCTGTTAGTGTCATCATGTAATTGTATGTTGTTATTGTCATCATGTCACGCTATGTTGTGATTGTCGTCGTTATCTCCATGCCTTTCTGTGCCTCCGTCTCCTGGAAGCTCTGGTGAATGTCGTCGAAGACCTGCGTCACCACCGAGCTGAACTCCGTCAGCACGTTCCTGCTGAAGTCCAGGAAGGACTCGAGCACGTCGTCCAGCCCGATGCCCTGGAAGAAGTCTGAGGAGTCCAGCTCCTCCGGGGTCTGAGGCCGGGGCGGCTGAACAGCGCCCCCGCTGGCCTCTGGGGCAAAGACCGCCCGGAACACCTAACAGTgataacacatacactcagtgagcgctttattcggtagacctgtgcaccagcttcttaatgcaaacatttaatcagccaaacttGTGgtcgtggtcaagaggttcagttgtttttcagacttaatgtcagaatgaggacaAGGTGTTTCTCTTGTTAATTAGACAGGTCAGTGGATAacgaccagactggtcaaagctaacaggaaggtgacagtaacgcaaatagccacacattacaacagtggtatgcagaagagcatctctgagtacacaatgtgtcaaacctctttagtggataggttacagcagcagaagtccaataagtctaaataagtctgataaatacccaataaagacCTGGATTAAGTAAGTAATTTCTGTACTTTTCTTTACTGGGCTtttctggtgtactggaacatATGAAGTACTCAAAAAAAGAGTAATTGTGTCAAATtaaggttgaaatgaaagcctacaggatggttctccaggaacagggttgggcggccctgctctagctgctgaatgaggtgtgctttgttcagGTTGGAGTATAAAGCCactggacagtagatctccaggaacagggttgggcagccctgctctagctgttgaatgaggtgtgctttgttagggttggagtgaaaacctacaggacggttgatgtccagggacagggttgggcagccctgctctagctgttgaatgaggtgtgctttgttagggttggagtgtaatcctacagggcagtagatctcctggaacaagggttgggcagccctgttctagctgttgaatgaggtgtgctttgttaaggcTGGAGTGTAATCTTACAGGATGGTAgctctccagggacagggttgggcagtacGAGTGTGTGAGATACCTGGTCAAACTCCCGGTGCATGCTGGTCACTAACACCACGCTCCGGTCATAGAGGCTGCCGACCTTCCTCAGCAGCCTGTCGAAGGAGTCCTCCACCTGCAGCACCTCCAGGTCCACTTCATCCGCACTGCTGTTCACCatcaggtcctgattggccagggAGGTCAGTTTCTGGAAGAACTGCTCCACCTGATTGGTGGACAGGAGGTATTGCGGTCTCCGTTAATAATCGTCTGttaataattacaatacaatTGCCATACAAACTGCAAGGCCTTTTTAAATGCATTgcgggttttattttattgtaattctGTTCCGTTTTTTTAGCATCTCTTGTTTCTTGCATTATGTGTTCAATGCTCTTTATTTGCCATTGTGTTTTAtgactttgtttgtttttcataattGTTATTATGCTGTCTTTAAAGCATATTGAGCTTTGGTTCTGTGTAAAATGGAGCATTAAAAATGGATACAGATCCCAGGGGCGTTGGGCTTTGCACAGTACTCTAATGCTTAAATGTTTGAACATTTTCCATGCAAATTTTGCTAAACCGAGATGTAGCTCTCTACTTCATGCCTCACAAACTCCATCATAATGCCGAGTACTGTTGCTGAAGCACATGTAATGTAGCTGTTgattgaggtgtgctttgtttgggttggagtgaaagcctacaggacggtagatctccaggaacagggttgggcagccctgctctagctgttcattgaggtgtgctgtgttagggttggagtgaaagcctacaggacggtagatctccaggagcagggttggttaACCACTGTAGCTAGAACAACGTCCACCAGGGTaggtagcttttttttttgatgactTGCACAAAGCCTCACAACCTCAGGATTATTTAGGTGCGTTGTGTTGCCGTAGTAACAgggcaggaggtgcaggaggaacaggaggaacaggaggaggtgTAGAAGGCAGCCCTCACCTTgtaggagaaggaggagaagccccgtctgcaggtggaggtgtagaAGGCCTTGCACACATCCTCCAGGCAGGGCCGGCACTCCTCCCAGGAGGACTTCAGCAGCTCCTGGCAGCGCTGCTCTGCCTCGCCCAGCTTCTGCTCCACCTCCCTGGCCAGCTGTGCTGCCCCCTGGAGGGCGGGAGGAACTACCGCGTGAACCTCACTGTCGGGATCCCGCACTCTATGCAAAACTCTCAGGTctttttcaaacacatttcaaggTCCCATTTCCCAGACAGTATAAGAGCAGCTTGAGTGCCCCTAAGAAGTGTGAAAGGTGACCCAACACCAGCTCTTTCCACCCCCAAAACCTCACCCAAGGAACAAGGGCATGAGTTTAGTTTGAATattggggcgggtggggggctGGCTCTCGCAGAAGGGCTGTATTGTTATTTAACAGCTGTTCATTTGAAAAGGAGAgctgttaaaatgataatttctGGGGAATTCAAGGTGGAAAATACGAATTATCAGTTTGTCCTAATCAAAACATGAAATCCCCATCTTTACTATCTGAAATGATGTTTGTCGTTATCGTGTGGGGGTTATTTGGCATGTTTGTATATTGCGGGGGTTTGTAAATTATAGCCTTGCTAAAGATTGCTCAGCAGGATGTGGATTGTGATCCAGgatttgacctctgacctccgacccctgaccttttTCTTGTCGCTGCTGTGCCGCAGGGTCTTCATGAGGTGGCCGTGCTTCTCCTCGTTCCGCTCCATGAGCTCCTTCATCTGCTTCACCCCCAGCAGGgccctcctcacctcctcctccacgtACCGCTCCCCCTCCAGAGACAGCTCTgagcaggaggggaggagaCGCCCCgggttcagttaagaacactaATCACATGCTGCTGATCTCACACCTAaaaggggtgagtgagtgttgatctcacacCTAAAAGGGGTAagtgagtgttgatctcacagCTAAAAGGGGTGAGTGCGTGTTGATCCCACACCTAAAaggggtgagtgagtgctgCTCTCACACCTAaaaggggtgagtgagtgttgatctcacacctaaaaggggtgagtgagtgttgatctcacacctaaaaggggtgagtgagtgttgatctcacacctaaaaggggtgagtgagtgttgatctcacacCTAAAAGGGGTGAGTGAGTCTTGATCTCACAGCTAAAAGGGGTAagtgagtgttgatctcacagCTAAATGGGgtgagtgttgatctcacagctaaaaggggtgagtgagtgttgatctcacagCTAAAAGGGGTAagtgagtgttgatctcacagctaaaaggggtgagtgagtgttgatctcacagctaaaaggggtgagtgagtgttgatctcacagctaaaaggggtgagtgagtgttgatctcacagctaaaaggggtgagtgagtgttgatctcacagctaaaaggggtgagtgagtgttgatctcacacctaaaaggggtgagtgagtgttgatctcacacctaaaaggggtgagtgagtgttgatctcacacctaaaaggggtgagtgagtgttgatctcacacctaaaaggggtgagtgagtgttgatctcacacctaaaaggggtgagtgagtgttgatctcacacctaaaaggggtgagtgagtgttgatctcacacCTAAAAGGGGTAagtgagtgttgatctcacacctaaaaggggtgagtgagtgttgatctcacacctaaaaggggtgagtgagtgttgatctcacagctaaaaggggtgagtgagtgttgatctcacagctaaaaggggtgagtgagtgttgatctcacagCTAAAAGGGGTAagtgagtgttgatctcacacctaaaaggggtgagtgagtgttgatctcacacctaaaaggggtgagtgagtgttgatctcacacctaaaaggggtgagtgagtgttgatctcacacCTAAAAGGGGTGAGTGTTGATGTCACAGCTAaaaggggtgagtgagtgttgatctcacacctaaaaggggtgagtgagtgttgatctcacacctaaaaggggtgagtgagtgttgatctcacacctaaaaggggtgagtgagtgttgatctcacacCTAAAAGGGGTAagtgagtgttgatctcacacctaaaaggggtgagtgagtgttgatctcacacctaaaaggggtgagtgagtgttgatctcacacctaaaaggggtgagtgagtgttgatctcacagctaaaaggggtgagtgagtgttgatctcacagCTAAAAGGGGTAAGTGAGTGCTGTGTGAAACAGGCCCTGGTGGTTTCTCTGGGAGACAGCTCGCTCACCTTTCAGTGTATCCTGTGAAAGAGTCTGGCCCTTATTAGTCTCTGTGGCTCCATGCAGGACCCCCAGGGACGCCAGGAGCACCAGGCACACCAGTGCAGAGCtcatcttctcctctctctcctctcagggACTCTCAGGAAATCTTCACAAGCCGAAAGCTGGGTTCAAGAGCCATGCAGAAAGTAGGTAACATGAATTTATTTCAGTCACGGTGGCAATGCGCAGGTGCAGAACACAGATACGTATATCTTGTTGTGGAAACATGTAGATCTGGTCTACAAGTCCCACACAAAAAAAGCCACCACTGAAATATATGCAACTTTATTTATAATGCAGAGTGATAACGACAGTGCTGAAACATTTTAACTGGTCGTGTCTGTATGCTGTATGAGGAagtggccctgtgtgtgtgtgtgtgtgtgtgtgtctacatgcaTGAAATAAGCTTAGTCATGATGTAACCGCTTAAGCTTATGAGGTCAGAATTGAGAGCAGCTACATTACAGCACAGTGAGGTTGAGTAAAGAGATTGGGCTGTTGATGTCAGGTGGTATTCTATCATCCTGTTTCCAGGACAACTCCACTTCAATTCATAGTGTTTCCCGTCATTGTCGTCTTAAAAGCAGCCTTGGTGGTCAGCGGATCTGACAAAATATTCCTCATATGTATCCTGTTACTTGTTAATTACATATTGAGTTAATCCAGTGATAATAACGTGTTAATTATATATTAAGTTAATCCAGTGATAATCACTTGATTTTATGCTTGTTAAATCTGAAACATACTAACCGCAGTGAAATGTCTCTCAAAACCAGATATGAGGCAAACAAAATCTCCCCAAAATACcttccaaaaatgtatttataaactAAAAATGGCCTCAGAAAATAGCCTTACAAAATGGCCATACCCAATTTTGTTATTCTGACCACCTGCACTTTGCTGGCTGTTTCCTAACATCCCCTGTGTCTCTCATAAATCAGAATCAGCGGTGGCTGATTATAAGGTCTACGGCATCAGTCTGAGAAAAACAGGATCTGTGCGCCGCTCAATAAAACTTTGACTTCCTAGGATGTTCCAGTACATAAACTGTATATTTCAGTTCCTGACAAGTTTGTTTACCACCAATAATCTTAGTGGACAATCTGAAAAGTCAATAAAAGGTGCATAGACCCTTCTGCTCTCTGCAGAATACTGCTGTAACATTGTAATACTGTGTAATAAAGTACACACTGACATAAAAGGCAAATGCAATGCAATCTAACTGCAAATGGAGGAGCGTCAACCTCTTtttgaataattatattatctGCTAACCACCTGTGGCTACAAACTGTAGGGTGCCAACTAAAACATGCTAAATATGTGCTAAATAAAACGTGTTTCAGAATCTACGAGTGCGGTTACCGCTGGGCTAACTTTAAAAGGCTACAGCAGGCTGGTATACTGGAGCACTCACCTGCAGTGGGAGATCTTGTGCGCCGAcaggagaaacagacagagtgGATTTGAGCGTTGCGCTCCGTCCTGGAAAACAGTGTATTAATAGCCTGCAGTTCG encodes the following:
- the LOC133136727 gene encoding clusterin-like protein 1, which translates into the protein MSSALVCLVLLASLGVLHGATETNKGQTLSQDTLKELSLEGERYVEEEVRRALLGVKQMKELMERNEEKHGHLMKTLRHSSDKKKGAAQLAREVEQKLGEAEQRCQELLKSSWEECRPCLEDVCKAFYTSTCRRGFSSFSYKVEQFFQKLTSLANQDLMVNSSADEVDLEVLQVEDSFDRLLRKVGSLYDRSVVLVTSMHREFDQVFRAVFAPEASGGAVQPPRPQTPEELDSSDFFQGIGLDDVLESFLDFSRNVLTEFSSVVTQVFDDIHQSFQETETSPRWVPSRSRQLCADLRRQTSECWQLSGQCAACQGTLLEGKQCPSVPDLQVELSEVSQLLQVASQQYEEVLQIVKHHTDDTVSWLSNMASSFGWVAQLALNSTGEPESIFSIATVVPQAAGGSERYAADSRVEVNVLSSPLLTLSVPAELQVDDPAFLQYVAQEALGRYKQLLRHDED